The proteins below come from a single Streptomyces sp. B3I8 genomic window:
- a CDS encoding ABC transporter ATP-binding protein: protein MSLVVTKNGTGAQTGTMVRVEEVHKSYGTGAAAVHALRGVSFDVPGGELVALKGRSGSGKTTLLNLIGGLDEPDAGRITVAGLDLGDLGEEDLLALRRDRIGFVFQTFGLIPILTAAENVGVPLRLRRAARREREERVALLLSLVGLADQAEQRPGELSGGQQQRVAIARALANSPSLLIADEPTGQLDAETGLAVMELLRAVVRSEGVTAVVATHDATLLGLADRVLELGDGELTEG from the coding sequence ATGAGCCTGGTCGTCACCAAAAACGGTACCGGGGCGCAGACCGGGACGATGGTGCGCGTCGAGGAGGTCCACAAGTCGTACGGCACCGGCGCCGCCGCCGTGCACGCGCTGCGCGGCGTCTCCTTCGACGTGCCCGGGGGCGAGCTCGTCGCCCTCAAAGGCCGTTCCGGGTCCGGCAAGACCACCCTGCTCAATCTGATCGGCGGGCTCGACGAGCCGGACGCGGGCCGGATCACCGTCGCCGGACTCGACCTCGGTGACCTCGGCGAGGAGGACCTGCTCGCACTGCGGCGGGACCGGATCGGCTTCGTCTTCCAGACCTTCGGCCTCATACCGATCCTCACCGCCGCCGAGAACGTGGGGGTGCCGCTGCGGCTGCGCCGTGCGGCCCGCCGGGAGCGGGAGGAGCGGGTGGCGCTGCTGCTGTCGCTCGTCGGACTCGCCGACCAAGCGGAGCAGCGGCCGGGCGAACTGTCCGGGGGACAGCAGCAGCGGGTGGCCATCGCACGGGCGCTGGCCAACAGCCCGTCGCTCCTGATAGCGGACGAGCCGACCGGACAGCTCGACGCGGAGACGGGGCTCGCGGTGATGGAACTGCTGCGCGCGGTGGTGCGCAGCGAGGGCGTCACGGCCGTGGTCGCCACGCACGACGCGACGCTGCTGGGGCTGGCGGACCGGGTACTGGAACTCGGCGACGGCGAGCTGACCGAAGGCTGA
- a CDS encoding DUF3710 domain-containing protein — MFGRRKKKGSADDVADATGEAEQVVDGVDTEADDEQAEGGRERVRLAPGPRPDGPWDESEVRDPAEGRVDLGGLFVPGVDGMELRVEVAGDAIVAATVVLRDSAIQLQGFAAPKREGIWGEVREEIAGGITQQGGIVDEVEGPLGWELRAQVPVQLPDGTGGFQVVRFVGVDGPRWFLRGVISGQGAVQPQAAGLLEQIFRDTVVVRGEGPMAPRDPIVLKLPNDAQMVPESVQQQEEGSRFSGGMGQLQRGPEITEVR, encoded by the coding sequence GTGTTCGGACGTCGCAAGAAGAAGGGGTCCGCCGACGACGTGGCGGACGCGACGGGCGAGGCCGAGCAGGTCGTCGACGGCGTCGACACCGAGGCGGACGACGAACAGGCCGAGGGCGGGCGTGAGCGCGTACGACTCGCACCCGGACCGCGGCCCGACGGCCCCTGGGACGAGTCCGAGGTGCGCGACCCCGCCGAGGGCCGGGTCGACCTCGGCGGTCTGTTCGTGCCCGGTGTGGACGGCATGGAACTGCGGGTCGAGGTTGCCGGTGACGCGATCGTCGCCGCCACCGTCGTACTGCGCGACAGCGCCATCCAGCTGCAGGGCTTCGCCGCCCCGAAGCGCGAGGGCATCTGGGGCGAGGTCCGCGAGGAGATCGCCGGCGGCATCACCCAGCAGGGCGGCATCGTCGACGAGGTCGAGGGTCCGCTCGGCTGGGAGCTGCGGGCCCAGGTGCCCGTGCAGCTGCCGGACGGCACCGGCGGCTTCCAGGTGGTGCGGTTCGTCGGCGTGGACGGCCCCCGCTGGTTCCTGCGCGGGGTGATCTCCGGGCAGGGCGCCGTGCAGCCGCAGGCGGCCGGGCTCCTTGAGCAGATCTTCAGGGACACGGTCGTGGTCCGCGGCGAGGGCCCGATGGCGCCCCGCGACCCGATCGTCCTCAAGCTGCCCAACGACGCGCAGATGGTGCCCGAGAGCGTGCAGCAGCAGGAGGAGGGCTCGCGCTTCTCCGGCGGCATGGGGCAGCTCCAACGCGGACCGGAGATCACCGAGGTCCGCTGA